In Zalophus californianus isolate mZalCal1 chromosome 17, mZalCal1.pri.v2, whole genome shotgun sequence, one DNA window encodes the following:
- the CCNE1 gene encoding G1/S-specific cyclin-E1 isoform X2, translating to MPRERRERDAKERDTMKEESGTDVSVRSRKRKANVAVDPDEEIATLDRTVRSHCSSQPWDGNSVCENPCSLIPTPDKEEDEPAYPSSACGPQSFMPSRASPLPILNWANRDEVWKIMLNKEKTYLRDKHFMQRHPLLQPKMRAILLDWLMEVCEVYKLHRETFYLAQDFFDRYMATQQNIVKTLLQLIGISSLFIAAKLEEIYPPKLHQFAYVTDGACSGEEILSMELIIMKALKWHLSPLTIVSWLNVYMQVAYLNDLYEVLLPQYPQQIFIQIAELLDLCVLDVGCLEFPYGVLAASALYHFSSSELMQKVSGYQWCDIEKCVKWMVPFAMVIRETGSSKLKHFRGVPAEDAHNIQTHINSLDLLDKAQAKKAILSEQNRISPLPTGVLTPPQSSKKQSSEQGTA from the exons ATGccgagggagaggagggagag GGATGCAAAGGAACGGGACACCATGAAGGAGGAAAGTGGCACAGATGTCTCTGTTCGCTCCAGGAAAAGGAAGGCAAATGTGGCTGTT GATCCAGATGAAGAAATTGCAACACTTGACAGGACTGTGAGAAGCCATTGCAGCAGTCAG cCTTGGGACGGTAATTCTGTGTGTGAAAACCCCTGCTCCTTGATTCCCACACCGGACAAAGAAGAGGATGAGCCAGCATACCCAAGTTCCGCGTGTGGACCGCAGAGTTTCATGCCCTCCAGAGCCTCACCACTGCCTATACTGAA CTGGGCAAATAGAGATGAGGTCTGGAAAATTATGCTAAACAAGGAAAAGACATACTTAAGGGATAAGCACTTTATGCAGCGGCACCCTCTCCTGCAGCCTAAGATGCGAGCAATTCTTCTGGATTGGTTAATGGAG gTGTGCGAAGTCTATAAACTTCACAGAGAGACATTTTACTTGGCACAGGATTTCTTTGATCGGTATATGGCAACAcaacaaaatattgttaaaacactTTTACAGCTTATTGggatttcatctttatttattgCTGCCAAACTTgag gaAATCTATCCTCCAAAGCTACACCAGTTTGCTTATGTTACAGATGGGGCTTGTTCGGGAGAGGAAATTCTTAGCATGGAATTAATCATTATGAAG GCCCTTAAGTGGCACTTAAGTCCCCTGACCATTGTGTCCTGGCTGAATGTATATATGCAGGTTGCATATCTAAATGACTTATATGAAGTGCTCCTGCCACAGTATCCCCAGCAAATCTTCATACAGATCGCAGAG CTTTTAGATCTTTGTGTCCTGGATGTTGGCTGCTTAGAATTTCCCTATGGTGTACTTGCTGCTTCTGCCTTGTATCATTTCTCTTCATCTGAATTGATGCAAAAGGTTTCAG GGTATCAATGGTGTGATATAGAGAAGTGTGTCAAGTGGATGGTTCCATTTGCCATGGTTATAAGGGAGACAGGGAGCTCAAAACTTAAGCACTTCAGGGGAGTTCCTGCTGAAGATGCGCACAACATCCAGACCCACATAAACAGCTTGGATTTGCTG GACAAAGCCCAAGCAAAGAAAGCCATATTGTCTGAACAAAATAGgatttctcctctccccaccggGGTCCTCACTCCCCCACAGAGCAGTAAGAAGCAGAGCAGTGAGCAGGGGACCGCGTGA
- the CCNE1 gene encoding G1/S-specific cyclin-E1 isoform X1, giving the protein MPRERRERDAKERDTMKEESGTDVSVRSRKRKANVAVFLQDPDEEIATLDRTVRSHCSSQPWDGNSVCENPCSLIPTPDKEEDEPAYPSSACGPQSFMPSRASPLPILNWANRDEVWKIMLNKEKTYLRDKHFMQRHPLLQPKMRAILLDWLMEVCEVYKLHRETFYLAQDFFDRYMATQQNIVKTLLQLIGISSLFIAAKLEEIYPPKLHQFAYVTDGACSGEEILSMELIIMKALKWHLSPLTIVSWLNVYMQVAYLNDLYEVLLPQYPQQIFIQIAELLDLCVLDVGCLEFPYGVLAASALYHFSSSELMQKVSGYQWCDIEKCVKWMVPFAMVIRETGSSKLKHFRGVPAEDAHNIQTHINSLDLLDKAQAKKAILSEQNRISPLPTGVLTPPQSSKKQSSEQGTA; this is encoded by the exons ATGccgagggagaggagggagag GGATGCAAAGGAACGGGACACCATGAAGGAGGAAAGTGGCACAGATGTCTCTGTTCGCTCCAGGAAAAGGAAGGCAAATGTGGCTGTT TTTTTGCAGGATCCAGATGAAGAAATTGCAACACTTGACAGGACTGTGAGAAGCCATTGCAGCAGTCAG cCTTGGGACGGTAATTCTGTGTGTGAAAACCCCTGCTCCTTGATTCCCACACCGGACAAAGAAGAGGATGAGCCAGCATACCCAAGTTCCGCGTGTGGACCGCAGAGTTTCATGCCCTCCAGAGCCTCACCACTGCCTATACTGAA CTGGGCAAATAGAGATGAGGTCTGGAAAATTATGCTAAACAAGGAAAAGACATACTTAAGGGATAAGCACTTTATGCAGCGGCACCCTCTCCTGCAGCCTAAGATGCGAGCAATTCTTCTGGATTGGTTAATGGAG gTGTGCGAAGTCTATAAACTTCACAGAGAGACATTTTACTTGGCACAGGATTTCTTTGATCGGTATATGGCAACAcaacaaaatattgttaaaacactTTTACAGCTTATTGggatttcatctttatttattgCTGCCAAACTTgag gaAATCTATCCTCCAAAGCTACACCAGTTTGCTTATGTTACAGATGGGGCTTGTTCGGGAGAGGAAATTCTTAGCATGGAATTAATCATTATGAAG GCCCTTAAGTGGCACTTAAGTCCCCTGACCATTGTGTCCTGGCTGAATGTATATATGCAGGTTGCATATCTAAATGACTTATATGAAGTGCTCCTGCCACAGTATCCCCAGCAAATCTTCATACAGATCGCAGAG CTTTTAGATCTTTGTGTCCTGGATGTTGGCTGCTTAGAATTTCCCTATGGTGTACTTGCTGCTTCTGCCTTGTATCATTTCTCTTCATCTGAATTGATGCAAAAGGTTTCAG GGTATCAATGGTGTGATATAGAGAAGTGTGTCAAGTGGATGGTTCCATTTGCCATGGTTATAAGGGAGACAGGGAGCTCAAAACTTAAGCACTTCAGGGGAGTTCCTGCTGAAGATGCGCACAACATCCAGACCCACATAAACAGCTTGGATTTGCTG GACAAAGCCCAAGCAAAGAAAGCCATATTGTCTGAACAAAATAGgatttctcctctccccaccggGGTCCTCACTCCCCCACAGAGCAGTAAGAAGCAGAGCAGTGAGCAGGGGACCGCGTGA